The Edaphobacter sp. 12200R-103 genome contains a region encoding:
- a CDS encoding cupin domain-containing protein has translation MNRRELLASVTALAGSALVPEAVAQSGQQITHVDTKTGGPDLKSSVVKADSLHAEGAAPGAKAYVHFNGPTKQLSALASGLVTLEPGAQPHPPHRHPEEEIMIVGEGTGEFFINGVATPVKVGDMVFAESNELHGVRNTGQTRMTFYFVKMMGKSIS, from the coding sequence ATGAACCGAAGAGAACTTCTGGCTTCCGTCACAGCACTGGCAGGCTCAGCCCTGGTACCGGAAGCAGTCGCGCAATCTGGACAGCAGATCACCCATGTGGACACAAAGACCGGCGGCCCAGACCTTAAGAGCAGCGTCGTAAAGGCCGACAGTCTTCACGCCGAGGGAGCCGCGCCCGGCGCCAAAGCCTACGTCCACTTCAATGGGCCGACCAAGCAGCTTTCCGCGCTTGCCTCCGGCCTCGTCACCCTGGAGCCGGGAGCGCAGCCGCATCCTCCGCATCGCCATCCCGAGGAAGAGATCATGATCGTGGGTGAGGGCACTGGAGAGTTCTTCATCAACGGTGTCGCCACGCCTGTGAAGGTCGGCGACATGGTCTTCGCGGAATCCAACGAGCTGCACGGCGTTCGCAACACCGGCCAGACCCGCATGACCTTCTACTTCGTCAAGATGATGGGCAAGAGCATTTCCTGA
- a CDS encoding amidase, with product MRQGVWLGVVCFVAAGLGAAPLWTQTPTMDRDLMEVSVPKLESLYAAHKYTVTQVTEWYLDRISRYDGTYKALLYVDRDGALKRAAEEDAEPKGTKHGELWGVPVLVKANTSIKGLVTSAGWEGYLKPGEELVAPRDAVVVKRLKEAGAVILGQTNMPDFAASDTNISTAGGRTGDAYDVRYSPGGSSGGTATGLAANLAVVGTGTDTANSIRQPAANNSLVGFMPTRGLTSIAGIHPLDWLRDNTGPLARDVTSAAIALDMMEAEDPLDKWTEGAAKKAQARPYTQYLKKDALKGKRFGVPWFVLNGSPSVYGTGPDAPPDAGAVVPETRAAFMKAVEQLKAAGATVVIDKEILPESFFALVRTVNTRPYRREGVDNFLRDFGPPQYHSVADYEKATGDKFPAYMVGGSRTGDDVMPQKKLESDPEADANYWEPKRKALAIYEETRKKWRLDGFVYPALQIPTYDETVPGASKAGPYSETGWVNRLGVPAVSVPGGFYADGLPFGLEISGVQWRDGDLLGYAYAYEQATHSRKVPKLVEGSRK from the coding sequence ATGAGGCAAGGCGTGTGGCTTGGCGTGGTGTGTTTTGTTGCTGCTGGGCTGGGTGCGGCGCCGCTGTGGACACAGACTCCGACAATGGATCGCGACCTGATGGAGGTCTCCGTCCCAAAGCTGGAATCGCTGTACGCCGCTCATAAGTACACGGTGACGCAGGTTACGGAGTGGTACCTGGACCGCATTTCCCGCTATGACGGCACGTACAAGGCGCTTCTGTATGTGGACCGTGACGGTGCTTTGAAGCGGGCTGCGGAGGAAGATGCCGAGCCCAAGGGCACGAAGCATGGCGAGTTGTGGGGTGTGCCTGTTCTGGTGAAGGCGAACACGAGCATCAAAGGCCTGGTGACGAGTGCGGGATGGGAGGGTTATCTGAAGCCGGGCGAGGAGCTGGTGGCTCCGCGCGACGCTGTGGTGGTGAAGCGGCTGAAAGAGGCTGGGGCGGTGATCCTTGGGCAGACGAATATGCCGGACTTTGCGGCGAGCGACACGAACATCAGCACAGCGGGCGGACGCACGGGGGATGCGTACGATGTGCGCTACTCGCCGGGAGGGTCTTCGGGTGGAACGGCGACGGGACTGGCGGCGAACCTTGCCGTGGTGGGGACGGGTACGGACACGGCGAACTCGATCCGGCAGCCGGCGGCGAACAACAGCCTGGTGGGATTCATGCCGACGCGCGGGCTAACGAGCATTGCGGGGATTCATCCGCTGGACTGGCTGCGGGACAATACCGGGCCGCTGGCTCGGGACGTGACGAGCGCCGCGATTGCACTGGATATGATGGAGGCGGAGGATCCGCTGGACAAGTGGACCGAGGGTGCGGCGAAGAAGGCGCAGGCGAGGCCGTACACGCAGTATCTGAAGAAGGACGCGCTGAAGGGCAAGCGGTTCGGAGTGCCGTGGTTTGTGCTGAATGGGTCGCCGAGCGTCTACGGGACGGGTCCGGATGCTCCGCCGGATGCGGGTGCTGTGGTTCCGGAGACGCGTGCCGCCTTCATGAAGGCGGTGGAGCAACTGAAGGCTGCGGGAGCGACGGTGGTGATCGATAAGGAGATTCTGCCGGAGAGCTTTTTCGCGCTCGTTAGGACGGTGAATACGCGGCCTTATCGCAGGGAGGGCGTGGATAACTTTCTGCGTGACTTCGGACCGCCGCAGTATCACTCCGTGGCGGACTACGAGAAGGCGACGGGAGACAAGTTTCCAGCGTACATGGTTGGGGGCTCGCGGACCGGCGATGATGTGATGCCGCAGAAAAAGTTGGAGAGTGATCCTGAGGCGGATGCGAACTACTGGGAGCCGAAGCGCAAGGCGCTGGCGATCTATGAGGAGACGCGGAAGAAGTGGAGACTGGATGGATTTGTGTATCCGGCGCTGCAGATACCCACCTACGACGAGACGGTTCCAGGAGCGTCGAAGGCGGGGCCGTACAGCGAGACGGGATGGGTGAACCGGCTGGGGGTTCCGGCGGTCTCGGTGCCGGGAGGGTTCTATGCTGACGGGCTTCCGTTTGGGTTGGAGATCTCCGGCGTGCAGTGGAGGGATGGCGATCTGCTGGGGTATGCGTACGCGTATGAACAGGCTACGCATAGCCGGAAGGTTCCGAAGCTGGTTGAGGGTTCGAGAAAATAG
- a CDS encoding nuclear transport factor 2 family protein, translating to MGRFSAAALILLAASFPVSLWAQTPPPLDAIKTDAELTRAVTLLDRQLFDAYNTCDLERMKGLVDENLEFYHDKTGLAVGRQVFLNAIKNNICGKVQRELVPGTLKVYPIKDYGAVEMGVHRFTHPWKQDHGVVGEAEFIHLWQFKDGRWRITRVISYDHHGAK from the coding sequence ATGGGTCGATTCTCTGCTGCGGCATTGATTCTGCTGGCTGCGAGTTTCCCGGTATCTCTCTGGGCGCAGACCCCACCTCCGCTTGACGCGATCAAAACAGATGCGGAGTTAACGCGCGCGGTGACGCTGCTGGATAGGCAGTTATTCGATGCGTATAACACCTGCGACCTGGAGAGGATGAAGGGTTTGGTCGATGAGAATTTGGAGTTTTACCACGACAAGACCGGCCTGGCGGTGGGACGGCAGGTGTTTCTGAATGCGATCAAGAACAACATCTGCGGCAAGGTGCAGCGGGAGCTGGTGCCCGGGACGCTGAAGGTTTATCCGATCAAGGATTACGGCGCGGTAGAGATGGGCGTGCACCGCTTTACCCATCCGTGGAAGCAGGATCACGGAGTCGTGGGCGAGGCGGAATTCATTCACCTGTGGCAATTCAAGGACGGTAGGTGGAGGATTACTCGCGTGATCAGCTACGACCATCATGGAGCGAAGTGA
- the pheS gene encoding phenylalanine--tRNA ligase subunit alpha, protein MTDTIPQLNSYDDAALETAFTTLADEVHQQGAELTNAEAQENFRLHWLGRKQGRLKLISDAWLKSAPVEARKPLGIRFNQLKQQIEAALEAPVVAASSSGMQGIDISLPGAVRRPGIAHPLLSTMHEVVRVFHHLGYSTNLGPQVESDFYNFEALNFPPNHPARDTQDTLQIAGQQVRPSRDRLLMRTHTSPVQIRTMIAQAPPIRIVIPGKVHRNDAADATHSPIFHQIEGLCVDTNITFSDLKGTLDHAMKALFGSAVKTRFFPSFFPFTEPSADVQISCIFCGGSGCRKCKHSGWIELLGCGMVDPAVFASVTEERRKIDPADDAYNPEKISGFAFGMGVERIAMMLHGVSDIGQFYSGDMRFLEQFA, encoded by the coding sequence ATGACCGACACCATCCCTCAGCTGAACAGCTACGACGATGCCGCCCTCGAAACCGCCTTCACCACTCTTGCGGACGAAGTTCACCAACAGGGTGCGGAACTGACCAACGCCGAGGCGCAGGAAAACTTCCGGCTGCACTGGCTGGGCCGCAAGCAGGGACGTCTTAAGCTGATCTCCGATGCCTGGCTCAAATCCGCTCCTGTCGAGGCCCGCAAACCCCTGGGAATCCGATTTAACCAGCTCAAGCAGCAGATCGAAGCGGCTTTGGAAGCTCCTGTAGTGGCAGCCTCCAGCTCGGGAATGCAGGGAATCGACATCTCTCTCCCGGGTGCGGTCCGCAGGCCCGGCATCGCTCACCCTCTGCTCAGCACCATGCACGAGGTAGTTCGCGTCTTTCATCACCTCGGCTACTCGACCAATCTTGGCCCCCAGGTCGAAAGCGACTTCTACAACTTCGAGGCGCTCAACTTCCCGCCGAACCATCCCGCTCGCGACACCCAGGACACGCTGCAGATCGCCGGCCAGCAGGTGCGTCCTTCGCGTGACCGTCTGTTGATGCGCACCCACACCTCCCCCGTGCAGATCCGTACCATGATTGCGCAGGCTCCGCCCATCCGCATCGTCATTCCGGGCAAGGTGCACCGCAACGACGCCGCCGACGCCACCCATTCGCCCATCTTTCATCAGATCGAAGGCCTCTGCGTGGATACCAACATCACCTTCTCTGACCTGAAGGGAACGCTTGACCACGCCATGAAGGCGCTCTTCGGGTCCGCGGTAAAGACGCGCTTCTTCCCCAGCTTCTTTCCCTTCACCGAGCCGTCCGCCGACGTGCAGATCAGCTGCATCTTTTGCGGCGGTTCCGGTTGTCGCAAATGCAAACACTCCGGCTGGATCGAGCTTCTGGGCTGTGGCATGGTCGATCCCGCGGTCTTTGCTTCCGTCACCGAGGAGCGCCGCAAGATCGATCCCGCCGACGATGCCTACAACCCGGAGAAGATCTCCGGCTTCGCCTTCGGCATGGGGGTTGAACGTATCGCCATGATGCTCCACGGGGTCTCCGATATCGGGCAGTTCTACTCGGGCGATATGCGCTTCCTGGAACAGTTCGCCTGA
- a CDS encoding pyridoxamine 5'-phosphate oxidase family protein: protein MGKHFSSIAPEHREFIERQHIFFNASAASEGRVNLSPRDVASLRVLDANAVVYLDLTGSGNETAAHLIADGRLTLMFCAFEGSPLVLRLYGHGRVIPRHSDEYNALLADCYQNNEPPGARQIIHLAVDSVQTSCGMNVPFYEYVGERDQLLRWAAVKGEAALEEYRMQKNTRSIDGLPTGLEQPVSVPK, encoded by the coding sequence ATGGGGAAACACTTCAGCTCCATTGCGCCGGAACATCGCGAGTTCATCGAGCGGCAGCACATCTTTTTCAATGCCTCGGCCGCCAGCGAAGGTCGCGTCAATCTCTCTCCTCGAGATGTGGCATCGCTCCGCGTGCTCGATGCCAACGCCGTCGTCTATCTCGATCTCACCGGCAGCGGAAACGAAACCGCTGCGCATCTCATCGCCGATGGCCGCCTCACCCTGATGTTCTGCGCCTTCGAGGGCTCGCCGCTGGTTCTTCGCCTCTACGGACACGGCCGGGTTATCCCTCGCCATAGTGATGAATACAATGCTTTGCTCGCTGACTGCTACCAGAATAACGAGCCGCCTGGAGCCCGCCAGATCATCCATCTCGCCGTGGACTCAGTCCAGACCTCATGCGGGATGAACGTGCCGTTCTACGAATATGTTGGCGAACGCGATCAGCTCCTCCGCTGGGCTGCCGTCAAAGGCGAAGCTGCTCTCGAAGAGTACCGCATGCAAAAGAACACCCGCAGCATCGACGGCCTCCCCACCGGCCTCGAGCAGCCAGTATCCGTCCCGAAGTAG
- the pheT gene encoding phenylalanine--tRNA ligase subunit beta, translating into MKVLTRWLRHYLPALTVTDRQLADDLTLRGIAVEGVHPLGEGNGHLFEMDITTNRVDAMNHYGIAREAATIYNLPLEPLHPRLPIGTLVDEPFSVRIDPSAKGLCGRFTAQVLRNVSIAPSTGQVAEFFTLLGQKQISNAVDASNFVLLGMGHPTHAFDLDKIEGAIVVRLAHKGEKLRLLDGTERTLEPDDLVVADEKKALALAGVMGGWDSMITPETKNILVEAAWFDPATVRRSSRRHLLHTDASHRFERGADFNAAPLANALVSQLILQAGGSIEGELVDIVDPEIAQCTASRAPIELSVAQVQRHLGTTLDPQGITSEIVSRFLTSLGCELVLHGIDLYQVKLPSWRLDLEREIDLVEEIARVYGYNRFANTLPTALPVTDSPWATAQIAVRRRLLELGFSEAVSSTFASRQDADLFYGNAAGKCRTVEMENPLSEEASLLRPSLVPGMATMLAHNLNRDVREARLFEQGEVFTGTSAPDAGFITEVHEAPQLSLGITTAAAPESRLYPAADAPIFELKGAIESLVSIFAPPGGQQALTFTTTGTPAWLEPGRSAVALLDNQPLASFGELVASERDKRKLRQPVYLAQLDLRLLYDLPLRRATSHDLSRYQAVERDFSFVLPDSVQFHTIAASIDALAIPELQSRRPVEIWRDAKKHPGVYSLLLRTVFQSHDRTLRDEEMTTWSTRIIEAITAAGGTLRG; encoded by the coding sequence ATGAAAGTTCTAACCCGCTGGCTGCGCCACTACCTTCCTGCACTCACCGTCACCGATCGGCAACTCGCCGACGACCTCACCCTCCGCGGCATCGCCGTCGAAGGCGTCCATCCGCTGGGCGAAGGAAACGGCCACCTGTTTGAGATGGACATCACCACCAACCGCGTCGATGCCATGAACCACTACGGTATCGCCCGCGAGGCCGCGACCATCTACAACCTCCCGCTCGAGCCGCTGCACCCCAGGCTCCCCATCGGAACCCTGGTCGATGAGCCGTTCTCTGTGCGCATCGACCCATCCGCCAAGGGACTCTGCGGCCGCTTCACCGCGCAGGTTCTGCGCAACGTCTCCATCGCTCCCAGCACCGGCCAGGTCGCCGAGTTCTTCACCCTTCTCGGCCAGAAGCAGATCTCGAACGCCGTCGATGCCTCGAACTTCGTGCTGCTCGGCATGGGCCACCCCACGCACGCCTTCGACCTCGACAAGATCGAGGGCGCGATCGTCGTCCGTCTCGCCCACAAAGGCGAGAAGCTGCGCCTGCTCGACGGCACCGAGCGCACCCTCGAACCCGATGATCTCGTAGTCGCCGACGAAAAGAAGGCACTCGCCCTCGCCGGAGTCATGGGCGGATGGGACTCCATGATCACCCCCGAGACGAAGAACATCCTCGTCGAGGCGGCATGGTTCGATCCCGCCACCGTCCGCCGCAGCTCCCGCCGCCACCTCCTGCACACCGACGCCAGCCACCGCTTCGAGCGCGGAGCGGACTTCAACGCTGCCCCCCTCGCCAACGCCCTCGTCTCCCAGCTCATCCTGCAGGCAGGAGGCTCCATCGAGGGCGAGCTCGTCGACATCGTCGATCCCGAGATCGCCCAGTGCACCGCCAGCCGCGCACCCATCGAGCTCTCCGTCGCCCAGGTGCAGCGCCACCTCGGCACCACCCTCGACCCGCAGGGCATCACCAGCGAGATTGTCTCCCGCTTCCTCACCTCGCTCGGCTGCGAGCTCGTCCTGCACGGCATCGACCTCTACCAGGTCAAGCTGCCCTCCTGGCGCCTCGACCTCGAGCGCGAAATCGACCTCGTCGAAGAGATCGCCCGCGTCTACGGCTACAACCGCTTCGCCAATACCCTGCCCACCGCGCTGCCAGTCACCGACTCTCCGTGGGCGACAGCGCAGATCGCCGTTCGTCGGCGCCTGCTCGAACTCGGCTTCAGCGAAGCCGTCTCCAGCACCTTCGCCAGCCGTCAGGACGCCGACCTCTTCTACGGCAACGCCGCAGGCAAATGCAGAACCGTGGAGATGGAAAACCCTCTCTCAGAAGAAGCATCCCTGCTGCGTCCCTCGCTCGTGCCCGGCATGGCGACCATGCTGGCCCACAACCTCAATCGCGATGTCCGCGAGGCGCGGCTCTTTGAGCAGGGCGAGGTCTTCACCGGAACCTCAGCCCCAGACGCCGGCTTCATCACCGAAGTCCACGAGGCCCCGCAGCTCTCGCTCGGCATCACTACCGCCGCAGCCCCGGAGAGCCGCCTCTACCCGGCAGCCGACGCTCCCATCTTCGAGCTCAAGGGAGCCATCGAATCCCTCGTCTCCATCTTCGCGCCTCCCGGCGGTCAGCAAGCCCTTACCTTCACCACCACTGGCACTCCTGCATGGCTCGAACCCGGCCGCTCCGCAGTCGCTCTGCTCGACAACCAGCCCCTCGCCAGCTTTGGCGAGCTAGTCGCCTCCGAGCGCGACAAGCGGAAGCTCCGCCAGCCTGTCTACCTGGCTCAGCTTGACCTCAGGCTGCTCTACGACCTCCCGCTGCGCCGCGCCACCTCACACGACCTCTCCCGCTACCAGGCGGTAGAGCGCGACTTCTCCTTCGTCCTCCCCGACTCGGTCCAGTTCCACACCATCGCCGCATCGATCGACGCCCTCGCCATCCCCGAGCTGCAGAGCCGCCGACCGGTCGAGATCTGGCGAGACGCCAAGAAGCACCCCGGCGTCTACTCGCTTCTTCTCCGCACCGTCTTCCAGTCGCACGACCGCACGCTACGCGACGAAGAGATGACGACCTGGTCCACCCGCATCATCGAGGCCATCACCGCCGCCGGAGGGACCCTCCGCGGTTAG
- a CDS encoding phage holin family protein: MRWLLHWILNAVALLLVSHMVEGFHVSGFLSALFAVVIIGFFNATLGLLLKLITLPLGILTLGLFFLVINAIILWFSSKFVPGFAVTSFSAAFLGALALAVIQLLFGFLKRSDRNVNA, translated from the coding sequence ATGCGCTGGTTATTGCACTGGATTCTAAACGCAGTTGCACTTCTCCTGGTATCTCACATGGTTGAAGGATTTCACGTGAGTGGATTTCTCTCAGCCTTGTTTGCGGTGGTCATCATTGGCTTCTTTAATGCCACTCTGGGCCTGCTTCTGAAGCTCATCACATTACCGCTGGGCATATTGACGCTCGGGCTGTTCTTCCTGGTGATCAACGCGATCATCCTGTGGTTCTCGAGCAAGTTTGTGCCCGGTTTTGCGGTCACGAGCTTCAGTGCCGCCTTTCTGGGAGCGCTCGCGCTGGCGGTCATTCAGCTGTTGTTCGGCTTCCTCAAGAGATCGGACCGGAATGTCAACGCGTAA
- a CDS encoding exo-alpha-sialidase, with protein MVLRGSLRYLFYVLLLISPFASGKTAPEPSTGIFQVDLFHQGDLGVHTFRIPALVQSKHGVLIAVADARFESTRDLPAKIALAMRRSFDNGAHWTPIRIILQPQAGGVGDASLLLDRETGRIWCFHGYGPPGIGFHTAKPGSPTGPDTLQLHAIYSDDDGETWSVPRDLTPQVKDPAWQAFFATSGTAIETSAGRFLLPIVVRDAQGQIHSANIYSDDHGKTWRRGEFIGTGTDESHAVELPGGVILQNMRTGRGTRAIARSTDGGRTFGALTQDSMLIDPGCNAGITRYRNQKTDALIFTNAASHKRENLTVRASYDEGRTWPSSRVLYPGPAAYSTVIALQNGEIAVLYERGAVDSIEKITFARFPFGWIATR; from the coding sequence GTGGTGCTGCGAGGCTCTTTGCGGTATCTGTTCTATGTGCTTCTGCTGATCTCGCCTTTTGCATCCGGTAAAACGGCCCCGGAACCATCCACGGGCATCTTCCAGGTTGACCTCTTCCATCAGGGCGACCTCGGTGTCCACACTTTCCGCATCCCTGCGCTCGTCCAGAGCAAACACGGTGTCCTGATCGCAGTCGCCGACGCGCGCTTTGAGAGTACGCGCGATCTCCCAGCAAAGATTGCGCTCGCCATGCGGCGCAGCTTTGACAATGGTGCTCACTGGACACCCATCCGCATCATCCTCCAACCCCAGGCCGGAGGCGTGGGTGACGCCTCGCTACTACTCGATCGCGAGACGGGCAGAATCTGGTGCTTTCACGGTTACGGTCCCCCGGGAATAGGCTTCCACACGGCGAAGCCCGGTAGCCCAACCGGCCCAGACACTCTGCAGCTGCACGCAATCTATAGCGACGACGATGGGGAGACATGGTCTGTTCCCCGTGATCTCACGCCGCAAGTTAAAGACCCGGCGTGGCAGGCCTTCTTCGCAACCTCGGGCACGGCCATCGAAACCAGCGCGGGCCGCTTTCTGCTCCCGATCGTTGTACGCGATGCCCAGGGGCAGATTCACTCCGCCAACATCTACAGCGACGATCACGGAAAGACCTGGCGCCGCGGAGAGTTCATCGGAACAGGAACAGACGAAAGCCACGCCGTCGAGCTGCCCGGAGGTGTAATCCTGCAGAACATGAGGACCGGCAGGGGAACTCGCGCCATCGCGCGATCCACAGATGGTGGCCGTACCTTCGGCGCCCTCACTCAGGACAGCATGCTCATTGATCCCGGCTGCAACGCCGGAATTACGCGCTATCGCAACCAGAAAACCGATGCTCTGATCTTCACCAACGCGGCGAGCCACAAGCGCGAGAATCTCACCGTCAGGGCTAGCTATGATGAGGGCCGCACCTGGCCCTCATCGCGTGTGCTCTATCCCGGCCCCGCAGCCTACTCGACCGTCATAGCCCTTCAGAACGGCGAGATCGCTGTTCTTTATGAGCGCGGAGCTGTCGATTCGATCGAGAAGATCACCTTCGCGCGCTTTCCCTTTGGCTGGATCGCCACGCGATAA